The following are from one region of the Acidobacteriota bacterium genome:
- a CDS encoding amidohydrolase family protein — translation MATEFQPFGFLTTPMDYSMCNLDSRLPTLGRSGVLLFCVLLSAWTGQVAAQPYDLAVANVTLIDGTGSPAQTGANVLVRGGRIAAITTGPLRHEADKVIDGAGRYLIPGLIDAHTHPFPVEASFPQFIHYGVTSILITGGSTASRANLARVRALSDAGTVPSPRVFHTSQHVTREGRHPVKTYPSPNWVEGETVYYMREASDAERIVKAIADQAIVGIKVTIEDGPEPPFVKMIPLEFVTALVEVAHARGIEVFAHVSTMEGLRVAEAAGADHLVHFVGLNIDWKRDKALVERLRARDASWVTTLMVDKMLFYPAHPEWLAEVEATGLFDADEIKRLRNGRSAEESLAILGDLYGLAEPTLETVIRPQVEDLRELHKRGFNLVVGTDMGNDFIFPGLSLHEELDLLAMGFTPAELIPMATRNAAEMLGVLDDLGTLEVGKRADMVLLDENPLVDIRHTRAIRAVFRGGREQSRLTSNPR, via the coding sequence TTGGCCACTGAGTTCCAGCCGTTCGGCTTCCTCACCACCCCTATGGACTATTCGATGTGTAACCTAGATTCTCGCCTTCCGACCCTCGGCCGTTCCGGCGTTCTGCTCTTCTGCGTTCTCCTGTCTGCTTGGACAGGACAGGTCGCAGCGCAACCCTACGACCTGGCCGTCGCAAACGTTACCCTGATAGACGGCACCGGTAGCCCGGCGCAAACAGGAGCGAATGTACTCGTCCGGGGCGGTCGCATCGCGGCAATTACGACGGGACCGCTGCGCCACGAGGCCGACAAGGTCATCGACGGCGCCGGGCGGTACCTCATCCCCGGGTTGATCGATGCGCACACACACCCGTTTCCGGTCGAAGCCTCATTCCCCCAGTTCATCCACTACGGCGTCACGTCCATTCTGATCACGGGGGGGAGCACCGCCAGCCGCGCGAACCTGGCGCGCGTCCGGGCGCTCTCGGACGCGGGCACCGTCCCTTCGCCGCGAGTTTTCCATACGAGTCAGCACGTCACGAGGGAGGGGCGCCACCCGGTCAAGACGTACCCTAGCCCCAACTGGGTGGAGGGGGAGACGGTCTACTACATGCGCGAGGCCAGCGACGCAGAGCGCATCGTGAAAGCCATCGCGGACCAGGCCATCGTCGGCATCAAGGTGACGATTGAGGACGGCCCGGAGCCGCCGTTCGTGAAGATGATTCCATTGGAGTTCGTCACAGCCCTCGTGGAGGTCGCGCACGCACGCGGCATCGAGGTGTTCGCTCACGTCAGCACGATGGAGGGACTGCGGGTCGCCGAGGCAGCCGGTGCGGACCACCTCGTCCACTTTGTCGGTCTGAACATCGACTGGAAGCGCGACAAGGCGCTGGTGGAGCGGCTACGGGCGCGCGACGCCTCGTGGGTGACGACTCTGATGGTCGACAAGATGTTGTTCTACCCCGCGCACCCAGAGTGGCTCGCCGAAGTGGAAGCGACCGGGCTGTTCGACGCCGACGAGATCAAGCGGCTGCGGAACGGGCGCTCGGCCGAGGAATCGCTCGCCATCCTGGGCGACCTCTATGGCCTGGCCGAGCCCACGCTGGAGACCGTCATCCGGCCCCAGGTCGAAGACCTCCGGGAGCTGCACAAGCGAGGCTTTAACTTGGTCGTCGGCACGGACATGGGCAACGACTTTATCTTCCCCGGTCTGAGCCTACACGAGGAGCTGGACCTGCTCGCGATGGGCTTCACGCCCGCCGAACTGATCCCGATGGCGACCCGCAATGCCGCCGAGATGCTCGGGGTGTTGGACGACCTCGGCACGCTCGAAGTCGGCAAGCGGGCGGACATGGTGCTGCTGGACGAGAACCCGCTGGTCGAC